Proteins from a single region of Runella sp. SP2:
- a CDS encoding Gfo/Idh/MocA family protein: MKKINIAIVGLGFGAEFIPIYQRHPHANMYAICQRNVEKLNAIGDAFGIDVRYSDYDELLKDPNIDAVHINSPIPNHAEQSLKALRAGKHVACTVPMATSVEECMEIVKTVKETGKKYMMMETVVYAREFLFVKELYEKGELGKVQFLKASHQQDMDGWPDYWPGLPPMHYATHCVGPVAGLLKLEAEYVSCFGSGTIREELAKIHNSPFAVESAHIKFKDSDLSAYVYRSLFDVARQYRESFEVYGSKKSFEWPLIEGEEAVIHTAKKEEHEIPERVATPDYAHLLPAEIQDFTTKGVYDIAENTHLSFTQGAGHGGSHPHLVHEFLMALVDDRDPFPNAAQSANWTSVGILAHESAMQGGKLLQLPDFFNA; encoded by the coding sequence ATGAAAAAAATTAACATTGCCATTGTAGGTCTTGGTTTTGGTGCCGAATTTATTCCGATTTATCAGCGTCACCCACACGCCAATATGTACGCCATTTGCCAACGTAACGTCGAAAAACTCAACGCCATCGGCGATGCTTTTGGTATTGACGTGCGCTATTCTGATTACGACGAGTTACTCAAAGACCCAAATATCGACGCGGTTCACATCAACTCCCCCATTCCTAACCATGCCGAACAAAGCTTAAAAGCGCTTCGCGCAGGGAAACACGTCGCTTGTACCGTTCCGATGGCTACCAGTGTAGAAGAGTGCATGGAAATCGTGAAAACAGTCAAAGAAACGGGCAAAAAATACATGATGATGGAAACCGTGGTGTATGCCCGCGAGTTTTTGTTTGTCAAAGAATTATACGAAAAAGGCGAACTCGGAAAAGTTCAGTTCTTGAAAGCATCGCACCAACAAGACATGGATGGATGGCCTGACTACTGGCCAGGTTTGCCTCCAATGCACTACGCGACGCACTGCGTAGGACCCGTGGCTGGTTTGCTCAAATTAGAAGCCGAGTATGTATCGTGTTTTGGTTCGGGCACGATTCGTGAAGAGTTAGCCAAAATCCACAACTCGCCTTTCGCGGTTGAGTCAGCACATATCAAGTTCAAAGACAGCGACTTGAGTGCGTACGTTTATCGTTCGTTGTTTGATGTAGCACGCCAGTACCGCGAGAGCTTCGAAGTGTATGGTTCTAAGAAATCGTTTGAATGGCCACTCATCGAAGGCGAAGAGGCGGTGATTCACACGGCGAAAAAAGAAGAGCACGAAATTCCAGAGCGAGTAGCTACCCCAGATTACGCGCACCTTTTGCCCGCCGAAATTCAAGATTTTACCACCAAAGGCGTTTATGACATTGCCGAAAACACGCACCTTTCATTTACCCAAGGCGCAGGACACGGTGGCTCTCACCCGCACTTGGTTCATGAGTTTTTGATGGCTTTGGTGGATGACCGCGACCCATTCCCAAATGCTGCTCAGTCGGCCAACTGGACGTCAGTGGGTATTCTTGCGCACGAATCGGCCATGCAAGGCGGCAAACTTTTGCAATTGCCAGATTTCTTTAACGCATAA
- a CDS encoding sugar phosphate isomerase/epimerase, whose translation MKYSMNLLLWGTQIDESLFPTLELIREIGFEGVEVPIFNTNPDAWHQWRKKLDELGLHRECDTFCGPAENLISSDPAIRAYALENLKRVVDCGAVLGATKLMGPYHSALGVFTGQPATTDEWKWGVEGIYQLADYAQQQGILLGLEYLNRFELYLTSCGDELTRFVDDVNHPNCKIMFDTFHANIEEKNIGDCIRSMGDRIAFIQLSENDRSTPGKGNVDWKGTFQAIKDINYDGWLSIEAFSPKLPAANIWRKMFDSEEQLMRDGLAFIKNSVLA comes from the coding sequence ATGAAATACAGTATGAATTTGTTGCTTTGGGGCACTCAAATCGACGAGAGCCTCTTCCCGACACTTGAGTTGATTCGGGAAATCGGATTTGAAGGGGTAGAAGTACCTATTTTCAATACCAACCCTGACGCTTGGCATCAGTGGCGTAAAAAATTGGACGAATTGGGGCTGCACCGCGAATGCGACACTTTTTGTGGTCCAGCCGAAAATCTTATCAGCTCCGACCCTGCCATTCGTGCCTATGCGCTCGAAAACCTCAAGCGGGTTGTTGACTGTGGGGCGGTACTTGGAGCTACCAAGCTTATGGGGCCGTACCACTCGGCCTTGGGCGTTTTTACGGGACAACCTGCCACAACCGATGAGTGGAAATGGGGAGTAGAAGGAATTTACCAATTGGCCGACTACGCCCAGCAGCAAGGCATTTTATTGGGATTAGAATATCTCAATCGCTTTGAATTATACCTCACCAGTTGCGGCGACGAACTCACTCGCTTTGTGGATGACGTCAACCACCCCAACTGCAAAATCATGTTTGATACCTTCCATGCCAACATCGAAGAGAAAAACATTGGGGATTGCATCCGCAGCATGGGCGACCGTATCGCGTTTATTCAGCTTTCAGAAAACGACCGCAGTACGCCTGGCAAAGGCAACGTGGACTGGAAAGGCACGTTCCAAGCCATCAAAGACATCAATTATGACGGTTGGTTGAGCATCGAAGCTTTCAGTCCGAAACTCCCTGCGGCTAATATTTGGCGCAAAATGTTTGATTCGGAAGAACAACTCATGCGCGATGGTTTGGCTTTTATCAAAAATTCTGTTCTAGCTTAA